One Candidatus Nitrososphaera evergladensis SR1 genomic window carries:
- a CDS encoding multicopper oxidase domain-containing protein: MLIVVVAAAVAGTAIAFSSLGFGANAQVTDKQVTGHSLTSYTTTGDVIDPEHDNMPLKNAVVDPDKYLRQFNYGHVSKLPDGTTLREFTMVADDKRVMEVSPGVFFNVWTFNGTVPGPTIRATEGDLVRIHFINNGTRPHTMHFHGIHAAEMDGVFEKVAPGGQYTYEFTAEPFGVHLYHCHIQPLEEHISHGLYGVYIVDPKEPRPPADEMVMMMNGYDTDFDGENNFYTVNGIPFYYMHHPIQIEKDRLVRVYLVNILEFDQINNFHLHGNLFHLYRTGTSLTPDEYTDMVTMSQGERAILEFTYKYPGQYMFHAHKTEFAEKGWQGVFLVKE, encoded by the coding sequence TTGTTGATAGTAGTTGTAGCAGCAGCCGTAGCGGGCACTGCGATTGCCTTTTCGTCACTTGGCTTTGGCGCAAACGCGCAGGTGACGGACAAGCAGGTAACGGGCCACAGCCTTACCTCCTACACCACGACAGGCGATGTGATTGACCCAGAACACGACAACATGCCTCTGAAAAACGCTGTGGTCGACCCTGACAAGTACCTGCGCCAGTTCAATTACGGGCACGTATCAAAGCTGCCTGACGGGACTACTCTTCGAGAGTTTACCATGGTGGCAGACGACAAGCGAGTGATGGAAGTGTCGCCGGGCGTCTTTTTCAACGTGTGGACGTTCAATGGCACCGTTCCCGGTCCTACGATCCGCGCCACTGAAGGAGACCTTGTGCGCATCCACTTTATCAACAACGGCACCCGCCCGCACACGATGCACTTCCACGGCATCCATGCCGCCGAAATGGACGGAGTGTTTGAAAAGGTGGCGCCCGGAGGCCAGTACACGTACGAGTTTACCGCCGAGCCCTTTGGCGTGCACCTGTACCACTGCCACATCCAGCCTCTTGAGGAGCACATCTCCCACGGCCTGTACGGCGTCTACATAGTCGATCCAAAAGAACCAAGGCCGCCAGCCGATGAAATGGTTATGATGATGAACGGATACGACACCGACTTTGACGGCGAGAACAATTTCTACACAGTAAACGGCATCCCGTTCTACTACATGCACCATCCGATACAGATTGAAAAGGACAGGCTGGTGCGCGTGTATCTAGTGAACATACTGGAATTTGACCAGATAAACAATTTCCACCTGCACGGAAACCTGTTCCACCTGTACCGCACTGGCACAAGCCTTACTCCTGACGAGTACACGGACATGGTGACTATGAGCCAGGGCGAGCGCGCGATACTAGAGTTCACATACAAGTACCCTGGACAGTACATGTTCCACGCCCACAAGACAGAGTTTGCGGAGAAGGGCTGGCAAGGGGTATTTCTGGTAAAGGAGTGA
- a CDS encoding ZIP family metal transporter, with the protein MTTTITNAKLAASALIPIVILAGMIAFLLWPGNTVLNFGAPLPDVTVERIEFASKLIIAHVRNTGPQAAEIAQVDVNDRIVPAAVEPSKDLARFGEARVVIPFEWVEGKPYEVGVTTSDGVRFAKAVPAAILTPAPDAGQASLLALLGTYVGIIPVMIGLLWLPFLKRLSAGKYLFFLSFTAGLLLFLGIDALVEANELATKSVAGAFHGQALIATVTVVSFVALLYASEKLVERGKTTTTTTTTTTKARTITGSIAVALMISVGIGLHNMGEGLAIGGSMVAGEVALGAFLIVGFTIHNTTEGLAIVAPLARERPKVAQLAALGFIAGAPAILGAWVGGFVSSPVASVVFLAVGAGAVFQVVYAIFKYTGRQESAGGSKFLSGPVAAGIAIGMLVMYLTSLLV; encoded by the coding sequence ATGACTACTACAATCACGAATGCAAAACTTGCCGCAAGCGCCCTGATACCGATTGTGATACTTGCGGGGATGATCGCGTTTTTGCTGTGGCCCGGAAACACGGTGCTCAACTTTGGCGCGCCGCTTCCAGACGTCACCGTCGAGCGCATAGAGTTTGCAAGCAAGCTGATAATCGCGCACGTGCGAAACACAGGGCCGCAGGCAGCCGAGATAGCGCAGGTGGACGTAAACGACAGGATAGTGCCAGCCGCAGTCGAGCCTTCCAAGGACCTAGCGCGCTTTGGAGAGGCCAGAGTCGTCATACCGTTTGAATGGGTGGAAGGCAAGCCCTACGAGGTCGGCGTGACGACATCAGACGGCGTGCGCTTTGCCAAGGCTGTCCCGGCCGCAATTCTGACCCCTGCGCCGGACGCAGGGCAGGCATCGCTCCTTGCGCTCCTTGGCACCTACGTCGGGATAATTCCGGTGATGATAGGCCTCCTGTGGCTCCCGTTCCTCAAGAGGCTGTCTGCCGGCAAGTACTTGTTCTTTCTCAGCTTTACCGCCGGCCTGCTCTTGTTCCTTGGCATCGACGCGCTAGTGGAGGCAAACGAGCTTGCCACAAAAAGCGTGGCAGGGGCGTTTCACGGACAGGCGCTCATTGCAACTGTGACAGTGGTGTCGTTTGTAGCCCTGCTGTACGCGTCTGAAAAACTGGTGGAAAGAGGCAAGACAACAACAACAACGACGACAACGACAACAAAGGCGCGTACGATAACAGGCTCAATCGCCGTCGCACTGATGATATCTGTAGGGATAGGACTGCACAACATGGGAGAAGGCCTTGCCATAGGCGGCTCGATGGTGGCCGGCGAAGTAGCGCTGGGCGCCTTTCTCATCGTGGGCTTTACGATACACAACACCACCGAGGGCCTTGCAATCGTGGCGCCGCTTGCAAGGGAAAGGCCGAAGGTGGCGCAGCTTGCCGCGCTCGGGTTCATTGCCGGCGCGCCGGCGATCTTGGGCGCCTGGGTTGGAGGCTTTGTCTCCTCACCGGTTGCATCGGTGGTGTTTCTTGCAGTCGGCGCCGGCGCAGTGTTTCAGGTGGTCTATGCGATATTCAAGTACACGGGGCGGCAAGAGAGCGCCGGCGGCAGCAAGTTCCTGAGCGGGCCGGTGGCGGCAGGCATAGCGATAGGCATGTTGGTCATGTACCTGACATCACTTCTGGTATGA
- a CDS encoding FxLYD domain-containing protein, translated as MRLMAWAALATLLVLSTIAYPVVANANAASDDNNNTIELKNSNYSFVDAQGMTNVVGIVNNHGVAPISVTMALNVSDSSGRASTLHENLYGKVIYHGEGAPFKFRLGEGVKAVGKPYVADVKQVDQPFYDTLVLNYTNMAVGDERVLTGTMKNTGNTELRNVVVYASVHDENMTDLDSVRSNVVPLLRPGEQAVFTASPDPAVKAKVYYYSCAGFDINAPISTLPTGDGGFIAYDFASIAKVGSMRYDNATDSIAFDITHYNPKGGSASIKIPQLTQNQTVAVMMDGKPYDGATVKADGKTVYIDFFVPPGTHAVQIQGVRNMPEFPFAVLGLATLVAAVIAASRLKAAFKIS; from the coding sequence ATGCGCCTGATGGCATGGGCCGCGCTGGCGACCCTGCTCGTGCTTTCTACCATTGCATATCCTGTTGTAGCAAATGCAAATGCGGCAAGTGACGATAATAATAACACAATCGAGCTAAAGAATTCCAATTATTCTTTTGTGGATGCGCAGGGCATGACAAACGTGGTTGGGATCGTCAACAACCACGGCGTAGCGCCGATAAGCGTCACTATGGCACTCAACGTCTCTGACAGCTCAGGGCGCGCCTCGACCCTCCATGAAAACCTGTACGGAAAGGTGATATATCATGGAGAGGGCGCCCCGTTCAAGTTCAGGCTTGGAGAAGGCGTCAAAGCAGTGGGCAAGCCGTACGTCGCTGATGTCAAGCAGGTCGACCAGCCATTCTATGATACATTGGTGCTCAACTACACCAACATGGCAGTGGGGGACGAGCGCGTCCTTACCGGCACGATGAAGAACACCGGCAACACCGAACTTCGAAATGTCGTGGTGTACGCGTCAGTCCATGATGAAAACATGACCGACCTGGATTCCGTCAGGAGCAACGTCGTGCCTCTGCTAAGGCCCGGCGAACAAGCCGTGTTTACGGCGTCGCCGGATCCAGCCGTCAAGGCAAAGGTGTATTACTATAGCTGCGCCGGCTTTGACATCAACGCCCCGATATCTACCCTGCCCACGGGCGACGGAGGTTTTATCGCGTACGACTTTGCTTCCATTGCCAAGGTGGGCAGCATGAGGTACGACAATGCGACTGACAGCATCGCGTTTGACATCACGCACTATAACCCAAAGGGCGGGTCGGCAAGCATAAAGATCCCACAACTGACGCAGAACCAGACCGTTGCGGTGATGATGGACGGCAAGCCCTACGACGGTGCCACCGTCAAGGCTGACGGCAAGACCGTGTACATCGACTTTTTCGTGCCGCCTGGCACCCACGCAGTGCAGATCCAGGGCGTGCGCAACATGCCCGAGTTTCCGTTTGCGGTTCTCGGCCTTGCGACTCTTGTAGCAGCGGTTATAGCGGCATCAAGGCTCAAGGCAGCATTTAAAATCTCCTGA
- a CDS encoding multicopper oxidase domain-containing protein — translation MNKAIIAGLAAGVLVVGLIFSPLFNGFPLSAAQAAPTGVTRHYTLIANEKVVQVAPDDALHPGGIMYNAMVFNGTIPGPVMASNVGDTVEITLKNEGKQIHSIDFHAAIGPSQVLSGNVAPGESKTWTFNTPNSGAFLYHCGADGLNGVWEHIANGMYGGFVVHPTNEAPAKEFYVVFGEIYNSADGGLFVGANKTGSFDITKFATEQPDLILTNGMAHKYAPAVGQAVKLTLNANATLFKVKPGELTRWYIVAPGPNEGVSFHFISGQIDVKDGSFKGRGMTQERNEETWWVPVGSASVIESTFPEEGIYVGVDHNMAHVVRGGAFVVQATNNSTADDVPPEAWVPSKAWLTEHPTMGGSMTGGSAMEGSSGNATSSGGNATSSGGNTTSG, via the coding sequence ATGAACAAGGCAATCATTGCAGGGTTGGCTGCCGGTGTTCTGGTAGTGGGTTTAATTTTCAGTCCACTTTTCAATGGATTCCCACTTTCAGCGGCACAGGCTGCTCCGACTGGTGTCACTAGACACTATACCTTGATCGCAAACGAGAAAGTCGTTCAGGTGGCCCCTGACGACGCTCTGCATCCGGGCGGAATAATGTACAACGCAATGGTCTTCAACGGCACTATCCCCGGTCCAGTCATGGCGTCAAACGTGGGCGACACCGTGGAAATCACCTTGAAGAATGAAGGCAAGCAGATCCACAGCATCGACTTCCACGCGGCCATTGGCCCAAGTCAGGTGCTCTCTGGCAACGTTGCTCCGGGAGAATCCAAGACTTGGACGTTCAACACACCAAACTCTGGCGCATTCCTGTACCACTGTGGTGCTGACGGCCTCAACGGCGTATGGGAGCACATTGCAAACGGCATGTACGGCGGATTCGTAGTGCACCCGACAAATGAGGCTCCAGCAAAGGAGTTCTATGTGGTATTCGGTGAAATCTACAACAGCGCAGACGGCGGTCTGTTCGTTGGTGCAAACAAGACAGGCTCATTTGACATTACCAAGTTTGCAACAGAGCAGCCTGACCTCATCCTGACCAACGGCATGGCGCACAAGTACGCTCCAGCTGTCGGCCAAGCAGTCAAGCTTACTCTGAATGCCAACGCCACGCTCTTTAAGGTCAAGCCTGGCGAACTCACAAGATGGTACATCGTGGCTCCAGGACCAAACGAGGGAGTTTCGTTCCACTTCATCTCCGGCCAGATTGACGTAAAGGACGGATCGTTCAAGGGCAGGGGTATGACGCAGGAAAGGAATGAAGAAACTTGGTGGGTGCCGGTAGGCTCTGCTTCAGTGATCGAGTCTACGTTCCCTGAAGAAGGCATCTATGTGGGCGTCGACCACAACATGGCTCACGTCGTAAGGGGCGGAGCGTTTGTAGTCCAGGCCACAAACAACTCTACCGCAGATGACGTGCCACCAGAAGCGTGGGTTCCATCAAAGGCATGGCTGACTGAACACCCAACGATGGGAGGTTCCATGACGGGCGGCTCCGCGATGGAGGGCTCTTCTGGCAACGCCACATCGAGCGGTGGTAACGCCACATCATCTGGCGGCAACACCACCTCGGGTTAA
- a CDS encoding FAD-dependent oxidoreductase — protein sequence MVEPNRVGAFPFRKADAGERKTNFSEVQQPYSEEEVMQEAERCLLCGTPVCIDACPVLLDVRGMNEAAARGDFKTAYERIRETNPLLGVTARCCPQLQGLCEDACVLKWSGQPIGIGLIQRYVADWERKHRRQQQQLPSPSVSIEPDTGKKVAVIGAGPAGLAGSELLRRYGHKVTVYEASAMPGGTAWYGVPDYHLPKDVLLDEIEKIKAMGVDIRTGVTVGKDATLAQLLDENDAVLITTGCKDARDLDTPGSDLKGVLSGYDFLESVFSDGVGNYLKNPKYDLGTEIIVIGGGDTSLDCARTALRLTKGRGNVTVLCRQPETELHTDPIMLEEAKEEGVKFRFLVQARSFEGDSNGHVTAALIDSLRAGAPGGQSGKQKLEPIPDKEFKMPCSTVLVAIGRGPNSFLQKKAGIEMGKRNAIAVGDDHKTSVERVFAAGDVTSGETLIVKAMEKGRDGAQRVHEYLMHMEANHMSFYEKYYKERSYDRMLAGKEDKVMPPD from the coding sequence ATGGTTGAGCCGAACCGCGTCGGCGCATTTCCATTTCGCAAGGCGGACGCGGGAGAGCGAAAAACCAATTTTTCGGAGGTTCAGCAACCCTATTCAGAAGAGGAGGTCATGCAAGAGGCGGAACGCTGCCTTCTGTGCGGCACTCCCGTGTGCATTGACGCATGTCCTGTCCTTTTGGACGTCAGGGGCATGAACGAGGCCGCCGCAAGGGGCGACTTTAAGACGGCCTACGAGCGGATCAGGGAAACAAATCCCTTGCTGGGTGTGACTGCCCGGTGCTGCCCTCAGCTACAAGGATTGTGCGAAGACGCCTGCGTGCTAAAGTGGTCGGGACAGCCAATCGGGATAGGCCTAATTCAAAGATATGTCGCCGACTGGGAAAGAAAGCACCGCCGACAACAGCAACAATTGCCATCGCCGTCCGTGTCCATCGAGCCGGATACCGGGAAAAAAGTGGCAGTCATAGGTGCAGGTCCTGCCGGCCTCGCAGGCTCGGAACTTCTCCGGAGGTACGGCCACAAAGTCACGGTATACGAAGCGTCTGCCATGCCCGGCGGAACGGCGTGGTACGGGGTTCCGGATTATCATCTTCCAAAAGATGTCCTGCTTGACGAAATCGAAAAGATCAAGGCCATGGGAGTAGACATCCGCACCGGCGTTACCGTGGGAAAGGACGCTACTCTTGCCCAGCTTTTAGACGAGAACGATGCGGTTTTGATTACCACTGGCTGCAAGGATGCTCGGGACCTTGATACCCCCGGGAGTGACCTGAAGGGAGTGTTGTCAGGGTATGACTTTCTTGAAAGCGTCTTTTCAGACGGCGTGGGCAACTATTTGAAGAATCCCAAGTACGACCTCGGCACCGAAATAATCGTGATAGGGGGTGGAGATACGTCTCTTGATTGCGCCAGGACCGCGTTGAGGCTTACAAAAGGAAGGGGAAACGTCACCGTGCTGTGCAGGCAGCCCGAGACCGAACTGCACACCGACCCTATAATGCTTGAAGAGGCAAAGGAAGAGGGGGTGAAATTCAGGTTTCTCGTACAGGCCCGGTCTTTTGAAGGCGACAGCAACGGCCATGTCACTGCGGCTCTAATAGACAGTTTGCGCGCAGGCGCACCCGGTGGCCAGTCCGGAAAGCAAAAGCTAGAGCCTATACCCGATAAAGAGTTCAAGATGCCTTGCTCAACCGTGCTGGTGGCAATCGGAAGAGGACCAAACTCCTTTCTGCAAAAAAAGGCAGGGATAGAAATGGGCAAGCGCAATGCGATCGCAGTAGGCGACGATCACAAGACATCTGTGGAAAGAGTCTTTGCCGCAGGGGACGTTACCAGCGGCGAAACCCTGATCGTAAAAGCCATGGAAAAAGGGCGCGACGGAGCGCAGAGGGTCCATGAATACCTGATGCATATGGAAGCCAACCACATGTCATTTTACGAAAAATACTACAAGGAAAGGTCGTACGACAGGATGCTTGCCGGCAAAGAGGATAAAGTGATGCCTCCTGATTGA
- a CDS encoding PKD domain-containing protein codes for MSSKNNALVFGIIGAVAIALVVVYTVPLKLPGEKPKTFRVNADNFFKIKVGEKAPFVGVARDGVEPYRYAWNFGDGGTSQLQNTTHVYTKEGSYKVTLAVTDAAGTVTSISNTVTVYPPDANFTRQDRLLDY; via the coding sequence GTGAGCAGCAAAAATAACGCCCTTGTTTTTGGCATAATCGGGGCCGTCGCAATAGCGCTTGTCGTGGTGTACACTGTCCCGCTAAAGCTCCCCGGAGAAAAGCCAAAGACGTTCCGCGTAAATGCAGACAACTTTTTCAAGATTAAAGTGGGCGAGAAAGCGCCGTTTGTTGGCGTTGCCAGAGACGGAGTTGAGCCTTACCGGTATGCGTGGAACTTTGGCGACGGCGGGACTTCGCAGCTGCAGAACACCACACACGTTTACACAAAAGAGGGAAGCTACAAGGTTACGCTGGCTGTGACAGACGCCGCCGGGACGGTGACTAGCATATCAAACACGGTTACCGTCTATCCACCGGACGCCAACTTTACCCGGCAGGATCGCCTGCTTGACTATTGA
- a CDS encoding EF-Tu/IF-2/RF-3 family GTPase, which produces MNSVNFVVLGNPAIAGELGKKGTSTDITIYDRKTADIVYTWTVPVTFPDKIQPLMQAVNIAEYAILNVSKLDRFLGEQVLALDYSGIKDGFVLHSYEVDREKLKALLKGTSLANYQFVDGVDQLKQEMAKLVPKGQEGPVMIPVDHAFDVKGVGTVVLGVVRQGSIKAYDELTLQPSGKGVLVKSIQMHDDPVESSSSPARVGLAVKGPSAGDISRGDVICASGTVRVASGPVTAKFQKSPFFKGDLADNQMYMLSAGMQIRPVKVKLSAGEILEITPEKPMVYLPGQACVLLKPDSQTTRIIGKGIFQ; this is translated from the coding sequence TTGAACAGCGTCAACTTTGTCGTGCTCGGCAACCCTGCAATAGCAGGCGAGCTTGGCAAAAAGGGCACGTCTACCGACATTACGATATATGACCGCAAGACTGCGGACATTGTCTACACTTGGACCGTTCCAGTCACATTTCCTGACAAGATCCAGCCGCTCATGCAGGCGGTAAACATTGCAGAGTACGCGATACTGAACGTGTCAAAACTTGACAGGTTCCTTGGCGAGCAGGTGCTTGCACTTGACTATTCGGGCATAAAGGACGGCTTTGTGCTGCATTCGTACGAGGTCGACCGTGAAAAACTAAAGGCGCTGCTGAAAGGCACGTCGCTTGCAAACTACCAGTTCGTAGACGGCGTCGACCAGCTGAAACAGGAAATGGCAAAACTCGTTCCAAAAGGGCAGGAAGGGCCGGTGATGATACCCGTCGACCACGCGTTTGACGTCAAGGGCGTCGGGACGGTGGTCCTTGGGGTGGTGAGGCAGGGAAGCATCAAGGCGTACGACGAGCTGACGCTCCAGCCCTCCGGCAAGGGCGTGCTTGTAAAATCGATACAGATGCACGACGACCCTGTGGAAAGTTCGTCAAGCCCTGCGCGGGTGGGCCTTGCGGTAAAGGGGCCTTCTGCAGGCGACATCTCGCGGGGCGACGTGATATGCGCTTCCGGGACAGTCAGAGTGGCTTCCGGGCCCGTGACTGCAAAATTCCAGAAAAGCCCCTTTTTCAAGGGCGATCTTGCCGACAACCAGATGTACATGCTGTCTGCAGGGATGCAGATTAGGCCGGTGAAGGTCAAGCTGTCTGCTGGCGAGATTCTGGAGATAACGCCGGAAAAGCCGATGGTGTACCTGCCGGGGCAGGCGTGCGTGCTCTTAAAGCCTGACAGCCAGACCACGAGGATAATAGGCAAGGGCATTTTTCAGTAA
- a CDS encoding DUF99 family protein, with product MRVFAIAESFRKAAKSSVLAGVVMRRDLVIDGMAFGRATVGGDDATGAIVSMYASLGRDDVNCILLDGLVISMYNIIDGEQVMQGTGLPVIAITFEDSKGLEGAIRHHFQQGWEEKVEKYRRLGVRERVTLKTGKALYTRCWGITQKRATAVLNAFTLQGALPEPIKVAKISARSALSL from the coding sequence GTGCGAGTCTTTGCAATAGCCGAGAGTTTCAGAAAGGCTGCAAAAAGCTCCGTCCTTGCAGGCGTGGTCATGCGCCGCGACCTTGTCATAGACGGCATGGCGTTTGGCAGGGCAACCGTCGGCGGAGACGACGCCACTGGCGCGATTGTTTCAATGTACGCGTCGCTTGGACGCGACGATGTCAACTGCATCCTGCTTGACGGCCTTGTCATAAGCATGTACAACATCATTGACGGCGAGCAAGTCATGCAAGGCACCGGCCTGCCGGTGATTGCGATAACGTTTGAGGATTCAAAAGGGCTTGAAGGGGCGATCAGGCACCATTTCCAGCAAGGGTGGGAAGAAAAGGTGGAAAAATATCGCAGGCTTGGGGTGCGGGAGCGGGTGACGCTCAAGACCGGCAAGGCGCTGTATACAAGATGCTGGGGCATTACGCAAAAACGCGCCACTGCGGTGCTGAATGCCTTTACCTTGCAGGGGGCGCTGCCAGAGCCCATCAAGGTCGCCAAGATATCTGCGCGCTCGGCCCTCTCCTTATAA
- a CDS encoding C2H2-type zinc finger protein, whose protein sequence is MESTPCKSGWTDMINESVHTSDDQDIGDVEAVSRHFIVVKRGFVHVHRYYIPISKVEGWDGDVLWLRISEDHVKRSYERNVYPDPYRYYVKDHPYYEAGYSPFLTIPRKYEPPIYSGATAPTKFIYKCDICDKEFPTADDFEQHVKMAH, encoded by the coding sequence GTGGAGAGCACGCCCTGCAAGTCAGGCTGGACTGACATGATCAACGAGTCGGTCCACACGAGCGACGATCAAGACATCGGCGATGTCGAGGCCGTAAGCCGGCATTTTATTGTGGTCAAGCGCGGGTTTGTGCACGTGCACCGCTATTACATCCCTATCTCCAAGGTCGAAGGGTGGGACGGAGACGTCCTGTGGCTCCGGATAAGCGAGGACCACGTAAAGAGGAGCTACGAGCGAAACGTATACCCTGACCCGTACAGGTACTATGTCAAGGACCATCCGTACTATGAGGCTGGTTACTCTCCATTTCTGACAATCCCAAGAAAATACGAGCCTCCAATCTACTCTGGCGCAACAGCGCCTACAAAATTCATCTACAAATGCGACATCTGCGACAAAGAGTTTCCAACAGCCGACGACTTTGAACAGCACGTCAAGATGGCGCACTAG
- a CDS encoding SRPBCC family protein: MRRFSHAFAVDGVPIDRVWAFYTDIGHLEVITPPEMGLKVVKCTTGRQLAEGTEVWLEGNLVLKSRWHSRITRMKPYVYVDEMLEGRFRVWKHTHSFEPVGDKITTKVIDEIDFELHYGPLGKMLEGYVEKRLAKIFAHRKDATIKALR; this comes from the coding sequence TTGCGCAGGTTTTCGCACGCCTTTGCAGTTGACGGCGTCCCAATTGACAGGGTGTGGGCCTTTTACACAGACATCGGCCATCTTGAAGTTATCACGCCTCCTGAAATGGGCCTAAAAGTGGTAAAGTGCACCACCGGCAGGCAGCTTGCAGAAGGGACGGAAGTGTGGCTTGAAGGAAACTTGGTGCTAAAAAGCAGGTGGCACTCTAGGATAACACGCATGAAGCCCTATGTGTACGTTGACGAGATGCTTGAGGGCCGGTTCCGGGTGTGGAAGCACACGCATTCGTTTGAGCCGGTTGGTGACAAAATAACAACAAAAGTCATTGACGAGATAGACTTTGAACTGCACTATGGCCCACTTGGCAAGATGCTTGAAGGCTACGTTGAAAAGCGGCTGGCAAAAATATTTGCACACCGAAAGGACGCGACGATTAAAGCGCTCAGATGA
- a CDS encoding NAD(P)-dependent glycerol-1-phosphate dehydrogenase — translation MVASPPSHLMELPRKILIGDRVIAEVGPFVRSLDVSARSVAVITGRVVKERAGVSCNSSLEDAMLRTKWHVVSDASMDTVNRLHDKIKDDRPDFVIGFGGGRSVDVAKMTAYRLSKPFLSVPTSASHDGISSPFVSVRGIDKPHSIKANTPIGVLADTHLLSQAPPRLLAGGCGDLVAKITAVKDWELARDEKGEYFGTYAANLAYMSAQIILEESEKLKKNERLGIRTVVEALISAGVAACIAGSSRPCSGAEHLFSHALEYVAGGAECGLHGERVGIGTIMMARLHGLDWENVRHTLEDMGAPTKAKQIGLTEDNVVQALVKAQSLRPDRYTILSKVKMDKKKARELAAATKVI, via the coding sequence ATGGTAGCGTCCCCCCCTTCCCACCTCATGGAACTGCCAAGGAAGATACTGATAGGCGACCGCGTCATAGCAGAGGTCGGCCCGTTTGTCAGGTCGCTTGATGTCTCTGCAAGGAGCGTCGCAGTCATCACCGGCAGGGTGGTCAAAGAGCGCGCAGGCGTGTCGTGCAATTCTTCGCTGGAAGACGCCATGCTAAGGACAAAGTGGCACGTGGTGTCAGACGCTTCCATGGACACCGTCAACAGGCTGCACGACAAGATAAAGGACGACAGGCCCGATTTCGTCATAGGGTTTGGAGGCGGGCGGTCGGTCGACGTTGCAAAAATGACTGCATACAGGCTGTCAAAGCCGTTTCTGAGCGTGCCGACCTCGGCGTCCCACGACGGCATATCAAGCCCGTTCGTCTCTGTAAGGGGCATCGACAAGCCCCACTCGATAAAGGCCAACACGCCAATCGGCGTCCTTGCCGACACACACCTTTTGTCGCAGGCGCCCCCGCGCCTTTTGGCCGGTGGCTGCGGCGACCTGGTCGCCAAGATAACGGCGGTCAAGGACTGGGAGCTGGCAAGGGACGAAAAGGGCGAGTACTTTGGAACTTATGCTGCAAACCTTGCCTACATGAGCGCCCAGATAATACTTGAAGAGTCGGAAAAACTGAAAAAGAACGAGCGGCTTGGCATCAGGACTGTCGTTGAAGCTCTTATCAGCGCAGGAGTGGCGGCCTGCATCGCAGGAAGCAGCCGGCCCTGCTCTGGAGCGGAGCACCTGTTTAGCCACGCGCTGGAATACGTTGCGGGAGGGGCAGAATGCGGCCTGCACGGCGAGCGCGTCGGGATTGGCACGATAATGATGGCAAGGCTCCACGGCCTTGACTGGGAAAACGTCAGGCACACGCTTGAAGACATGGGCGCGCCCACGAAGGCAAAGCAGATAGGCCTGACGGAGGACAACGTGGTGCAGGCCCTTGTCAAGGCGCAGTCGCTCCGGCCAGACCGCTATACAATCCTGAGCAAGGTAAAGATGGACAAGAAAAAGGCCCGCGAGCTTGCTGCGGCTACAAAGGTCATCTGA
- a CDS encoding TRAM domain-containing protein codes for MEEKGSSSGSRGPRRFGGPRPFRLAPVSAGQEYDVTIESMSRRGDSGVAKIQGLVVFVAGTKAGDSVRIRITKVGSGFATAEVATDDDSSIESLSPDAEASADSDE; via the coding sequence TTGGAAGAGAAAGGCAGTTCTTCTGGCTCCCGGGGTCCAAGGCGCTTTGGCGGCCCTCGGCCGTTCAGGCTTGCGCCTGTGAGCGCCGGCCAGGAATACGACGTGACGATAGAATCCATGAGCAGGAGGGGCGACAGCGGGGTTGCGAAAATCCAGGGACTGGTGGTGTTTGTGGCCGGCACCAAGGCTGGAGATTCAGTAAGGATAAGGATAACCAAGGTGGGAAGCGGTTTTGCGACTGCAGAGGTTGCCACTGATGATGACAGTAGCATCGAGTCGCTTTCCCCGGACGCCGAGGCCTCGGCCGACAGCGACGAGTGA